The genomic stretch GCTCAATGACCCGGGGGTGAGGGTCGCGCGCGGCTTCGGCAATTTCCAGGAGTCGTATTTCATTCGCGGCTTCGTTCTCGGTTCGGACGATGTCGCCTACAACGGCCTGTACGGACTGCTGCCGCGCCAGTATGTGTCGGCCGAGCTGTTCGAGCGGGTCGAAGTGCTGCGCGGCGCCAACGCCTTTCTGAACGGCGCCACGCCGGGCAACGGCGGCATCGGCGGCGCTATCAACCTGCTGCCGAAACGCGCGCCGGCCGATGACCTGAACCGGGTCACACTGGGCGCATCCAGTGGCGGGTTGGGCCATGGGGCGATCGACCTCTCGCGCCGCTTCGGTCCCGACGGCCGGGCCGGCGTGCGCCTGAACGCCGTGCGGCGCGAAGGCGGTACCGGTGTCGACAACGAGAACGTCGACCTGGGCATGGTGTCGGTCGGTCTTGACTGGCGGGATACCGATCTGCGCCTGTCGGCCGATATCGGTCACCAGGAATACGCGCTGACCGGTGGCCGGCCGAACGTCACGCTGGCGGCCAGCGCCACCCGGGTGCCGGATGCGCCGGACAGCCGCCGCAACTATGCCCAGCCATGGAGCTATTCGCGGGAGCGCGACACCTTTGGCACCGTGCGCGGCGAGTACGATCTCGCCCCGAAGCTGACCGCCTGGGCCGCGTTCGGCCTGCGCGAAACCCACGAGGCCAACTCGCTGGCCAATCTGACCGTGAGCAATGCCAATACGGGCGCGGCGACGACCTATCGTGCCGACAATCGTCGCGACGACTCGGTGAAGAGCGGGGAGGCCGGGCTGCGCGGTTCGCTGCAGACCGGCAGTATCGGACACGAACTGGTTGCGGCCGCCTCGATGTATTCGCTGCAGGCGAAAAATGCCTATGCGTGGAGCAATTTTGCCTCCCCGCTGGCCACCAGTCTGTACCACCCGGTGGTGCTCGACGAACCGGCGGCGACCTATCTGGTCGGCGGCCGGCTCGACTCGCCGCTGACCACGCGCCGCGACCGGCTGACCAGCATCGCCGTATCCGACACGCTGTCGATGTTCGACGACAGCGTGCGGCTGACGCTCGGCGCACGCAAGCAGAGCATCGATACCCGTACCTACAGCTACAACACCGGGGCGCAGCAGACCCACTATGACAAGAGCCGGGTGACGCCGGCCGCCGGGCTGGTGATCAGGCTGCGCCCGGCGCTGTCGCTGTATGCGAACTATATCGAGGCGCTGGTGCAGGGCGACACGGCCGGCAGCAATGCGGTCAATGCTGGCGAGACCTTTGCCCCCTATGTGTCGCGGCAGAAGGAAATCGGCGTCAAATACGACGCGGGCAGGATTGGCGGCACGCTGGCGCTGTTTGCCACCAGCAAGCCGTCCGGCTATCTGGACCCGGTGACCCGCTACTATGGCGTCGAGGGCAAGGACCGTCATCGCGGCATCGAACTGACGGTGCATGGCGAGGCGATGCCGGGCCTGCGCCTGCTCGGCGGCCTGACCGTGCTCGATGCGGAGCAGCAGCAGACGGCAGGCGGCAGCAATGACGGCAACAAGGTCATTGGCGTGCCCGGCATCCAGGGCAGTGTCGGCGCCGAGTGGGATGTGCCATGGCTGGCCGGGCTGGCGCTGGATGCGCGCCTGATCGCCACCGGCCACAGCTATGCCAATGCCGCCAACACGCTGCGGGCGCCGGGCTGGTCGCGGCTGGACATCGGCGCGCGCTACCTGACCGAGATCGGCGGCAAGCTGGTGACCTGGCGGGCCCGGATCGACAATGTGGCCAACCGCGATTACTGGAGCTCGGTCGGTGGCTATCCGGGTAATGGCTATCTGGTTCAGGGTGCGCCGCGCACCTTCAGCGCCACGGCCACGGTCGATTTCTGAGCGCAGGCAATGGACAGCAGCGGGCACTGACGACAGTGCCCGCTTTCTCATATCCATATTCCAAGACAGACTAAATGTTTCAATCCATATATTGTTATGGCTAAATGGATTAGCGCGCGAACGCCAGCGCCGGTACATTGCGAACTATCGTTTCGCGATTACAGAACAGGCGCAACATGCATCTCTCCGAGCACCGGCTCACGCATCTGAAGCAACTTGAAGCGGAAGCCATCCATATCATCCGGGAAGTGGCTGCGGAATTCGACAATCCGGTCATGCTGTATTCGATCGGCAAGGACTCGGCCGTGATGCTACATCTGGCGGCCAAGGCCTTCTATCCCGGCAAGCTGCCGTTCCCGTTGCTGCATGTCGACACAACGTGGAAATTCCACGACATGATCACCTTCCGCGACAAGATGGCGGAACGCTACGGCTTCAAGCTGCTGGTACACACCAATGCCGAAGGGCTGGCGCAGGGCGTCACGCCGTTTACGCATGGCAGCGCGCGCTATACCGACGTGATGAAAACCGATGCCCTGAAGCAGGCGCTGAGCCAGTACGGCTTCGACGCAGCCTTTGGTGGCGCCCGTCGCGACGAAGAAAAGTCGCGCGCCAAGGAGCGGGTGTATTCGTTCCGTGACAAGAACCACCGCTGGGACCCGAAGAACCAGCGGCCGGAACTGTGGAACCTCTACAACAGCCGCCACAATCCGGGCGAATCGATCCGCGTGTTCCCGCTGTCAAACTGGACCGAGCTCGACATCTGGCAATACATCTACCTGGAAAACATCGACATCGTTCCGCTGTACTACGCAGCAAAACGACCGGTGGTCGAGCGCGACGGCATGCTGATCATGGTCGACGACGACCGCCTGCCGCTGAATCCGGGTGAAACCCCCGAGTGGCGTTCGGTGCGCTTCCGTACCCTTGGCTGTTACCCGCTGACCGGTGCGGTCGAATCCACCGCCGCGACGCTGCCGGAGATCATCCAGGAAATGCTGCTGACGCGGACCAGCGAACGCCAGGGCCGGGCCATCGACCACGACCAGTCCGGCTCGATGGAAAAGAAAAAAATCGAAGGGTATTTCTGAATGGCGCACCAATCCGAACTCATCGCCCACGATATCGGCGGCTACCTGAAGCAGCACGAGAACAAGGACCTGTTGCGCTTCATTACCTGCGGCAACGTCGATGACGGCAAATCCACGCTGATCGGTCGGCTGCTGCACGATTCCAAACTGATTTTCGAGGACCATCTGGCGGCCATTGCCCGCGACTCGAAAAAGTACAACACCACCGACGGTGAAATCGACCTGGCGCTGCTGGTCGACGGGCTGCAGGCCGAGCGCGAGCAGGGCATCACCATCGATGTCGCCTACCGCTACTTCAGCACCGACAAGCGCAAGTTCATCATCGCCGACTGCCCGGGACACGAGCAGTACACCCGCAATATGGCCACTGGCGCCTCGACCAGCGATCTGGCCATTATCCTTATCGATGCCCGCTACGGCGTGCAGACCCAGACCCGCCGGCACAGCTTTATCGTCAGCCTGCTTGGCTTGCGCCATGTGATCGTCGCGGTGAACAAGATGGACCTGCTCGATTTCGACCAGCAGGTGTTCAACGACATTCGCGATGACTACCTCGCCTTTGCCGGCCAGCTCGACATTCCCGACATCCGCTTCGTGCCGATCTCGGCGCTGCGTGGCGACAATGTCGTCACCGCCAGCGAACACACGCCGTGGTACGACGGTCCGACCCTGATGTCGCTGCTCGACAGCGTCGATGTCGGCGACCGTGCCGCGCAGAGCGCCTTCCGGCTGCCGGTGCAGTACGTGAACCGGCCGAACCTGGATTTCCGTGGCTTCTGCGGCACGATCGCCTCGGGTGAAATCCGCCCCGGCGACGCGATCACCGCGCTGCCGTCCGGACACCGGAGCCGGGTCGCACGCATCGTGACCGCGGACGGTGATCTCGATGTTGCCTTCGCCGGTCAGGCGATCACGCTGACGCTGGCGGACGAGATCGACATCTCGCGCGGCGACATGATCGTTCACGACGGTGAAGCGCTGCCGCAGGTTGCGGCCGCCTTCGACGCGTCGCTGGTCTGGATGGATGCCACGCCGCTGAGCCCGGGCAAGGGTTATGTGTTCAAACTGGGCGGCAAGCAGGTGGCTGGCCGGGTGGCGGCGATCCACAAGCGGATCGATGTCAACACCATGCAGCCGCATCCGGCCGATCTGCTGCAGCTGAACGAGATCGCCCGCGTGCGCATCGAGCTGGACGCACCGGTTGCGTTCGACCTGTATGCAGAGTGCCGCGCCACTGGCAGCCTGATCGTCATCGACCGCCTCAGCAATACCACGGTCGCAGCCGGCATGATCCGTGCTGCGGTGAGGGCAGGCGGGGACGGTCAGCCGCGCACGCCGGAGCAGGAGCTCGCACACTACCGGGCTTTCGAGCAGGAGCTCAATGCGCTGGTCCGGCGTTACTTCCCGCACTGGGAGGCAAAGGACATCGCCAGCCTGCTGTCCGGGAAGTAATCCCCCGACTCCCCCCACGCACAAGCCGGCCGTCTGGCCGGTTTGTGCGTGGGGCAGACTGCGCGCGGCCTTGCCTGCTGCTGCTTTCCGTCAAATTAGCTGACCGGTCCGGCCACTTTGGTCCTACACTTTGACGCTAATATTTCATTGATTCGCCGACACCATGGCTCATCTGTTCACTCCGTTTTCGCTGCGTGACGTCACGTTTGCCAACCGCATCGGCGTCTCGCCGATGTGTCAGTACTCAGCCTGTGACGGGCTGGCCAACGACTGGCACCTGGTTCATCTGGGTGGACTGGCACGGGGCGGGGCCGGGCTGGTGATGAGCGAGGCGGTCGCGGTGTCACCCGGCGGACGCATCAGCCCGCAGGATCTCGGCCTGTGGAACGCCGGGCAGATTGCGCCCCTGGCGCGCATTGTCGACTTTATCGCCGGGCAGGGCAGCGTGGCCGGTATCCAGCTGGCCCACGCCGGCCGCAAGGCCAGCACCCACCGGCCCTGGGATGCGCGGCGCGGCACGATCGGCATCGAAGACGGAGGCTGGCCCACGGTGGCGCCGGCCGCTGTCGCCTTCAGCGACCATGCCACCCCGAAGGCCCTGAGCACCGGTGAGATCGGGGCCATCGTCGCCGACTTCGCCGCGGCGGCCATCCGCGCCCGCCAGGCCGGCTTCCGGGTGGTCGAAATCCATGCCGCCCATGGTTATCTGCTGCACCAGTTCCTGTCCCCGCTGAGCAATCGCCGCAGCGACGACTACGGTGGTGGCTTCGGCAATCGCACCCGGCTGACGCGGGAGGTGGTCCGTGCGGTGCGCGATGTCTGGCCGGCCTCGCTGCCGCTGTTCGTCCGCCTGTCAGCCACCGACTGGGCCGAAGGCGGCTGGACACCGGATGAATCGGTCGAACTGTCCCGGCTGCTGAAAGCCGATGGCGCCGACCTGATCGACATGTCGTCCGGCGGACTGGTGCCCCATGCCGCCATCCCGGTCGGCCCGGGCTACCAGACCGCGTTTGCCGCCGATGCCCGCCATCGCGCCGGCGTACCGGTGGCGACGGTCGGCATGATTACCTCGCCGGCACAGGCTGACCATATCGTGCGCAGCGGACAGGCCGACATGGTATGGCTGGCACGCGAACTGCTGCGCCAGCCGCACTGGCCGCTGCATGCTGCCGAGGTGCTGGGGCAGGAAGTCCCGTGGCCACCGCAATATGTGCGTGCCGCCGCAGCCGGCACCCCGATCCGCGACTGACCCCGGGCCCGCTTCCCATGACTTTCGACGACTCGACGCCATTGCGCCGGCTGCCCGACTTTGTCTCTTTCTGGCTGGCCAGACTGCTGACCACCAGCGCTTTTCAGGTGCTGTCGGTCGCGATCGGCTGGCAAGTGTATTCGCTGACCCACAATGTCTTCGATCTCGGCCTGGTCGGACTGATCCAGTTCCTGCCACGTATCGCGCTGGTGCTGGTGATCGGCCATGTCGCCGACCGCTACGACCGC from Microvirgula aerodenitrificans DSM 15089 encodes the following:
- the cysN gene encoding sulfate adenylyltransferase subunit CysN, which codes for MAHQSELIAHDIGGYLKQHENKDLLRFITCGNVDDGKSTLIGRLLHDSKLIFEDHLAAIARDSKKYNTTDGEIDLALLVDGLQAEREQGITIDVAYRYFSTDKRKFIIADCPGHEQYTRNMATGASTSDLAIILIDARYGVQTQTRRHSFIVSLLGLRHVIVAVNKMDLLDFDQQVFNDIRDDYLAFAGQLDIPDIRFVPISALRGDNVVTASEHTPWYDGPTLMSLLDSVDVGDRAAQSAFRLPVQYVNRPNLDFRGFCGTIASGEIRPGDAITALPSGHRSRVARIVTADGDLDVAFAGQAITLTLADEIDISRGDMIVHDGEALPQVAAAFDASLVWMDATPLSPGKGYVFKLGGKQVAGRVAAIHKRIDVNTMQPHPADLLQLNEIARVRIELDAPVAFDLYAECRATGSLIVIDRLSNTTVAAGMIRAAVRAGGDGQPRTPEQELAHYRAFEQELNALVRRYFPHWEAKDIASLLSGK
- a CDS encoding TonB-dependent receptor, with translation MSLPRRFRLSPLLLATVSPLLLTAAARAQTGDADAPSTATLPTVTIDASADASAGGLSKPYAGGQVARGGRVGFLGTRDDLETPFSMTSYTSKLIQDRQARSVGDVLLNDPGVRVARGFGNFQESYFIRGFVLGSDDVAYNGLYGLLPRQYVSAELFERVEVLRGANAFLNGATPGNGGIGGAINLLPKRAPADDLNRVTLGASSGGLGHGAIDLSRRFGPDGRAGVRLNAVRREGGTGVDNENVDLGMVSVGLDWRDTDLRLSADIGHQEYALTGGRPNVTLAASATRVPDAPDSRRNYAQPWSYSRERDTFGTVRGEYDLAPKLTAWAAFGLRETHEANSLANLTVSNANTGAATTYRADNRRDDSVKSGEAGLRGSLQTGSIGHELVAAASMYSLQAKNAYAWSNFASPLATSLYHPVVLDEPAATYLVGGRLDSPLTTRRDRLTSIAVSDTLSMFDDSVRLTLGARKQSIDTRTYSYNTGAQQTHYDKSRVTPAAGLVIRLRPALSLYANYIEALVQGDTAGSNAVNAGETFAPYVSRQKEIGVKYDAGRIGGTLALFATSKPSGYLDPVTRYYGVEGKDRHRGIELTVHGEAMPGLRLLGGLTVLDAEQQQTAGGSNDGNKVIGVPGIQGSVGAEWDVPWLAGLALDARLIATGHSYANAANTLRAPGWSRLDIGARYLTEIGGKLVTWRARIDNVANRDYWSSVGGYPGNGYLVQGAPRTFSATATVDF
- the cysD gene encoding sulfate adenylyltransferase subunit CysD — encoded protein: MVSRLQNRRNMHLSEHRLTHLKQLEAEAIHIIREVAAEFDNPVMLYSIGKDSAVMLHLAAKAFYPGKLPFPLLHVDTTWKFHDMITFRDKMAERYGFKLLVHTNAEGLAQGVTPFTHGSARYTDVMKTDALKQALSQYGFDAAFGGARRDEEKSRAKERVYSFRDKNHRWDPKNQRPELWNLYNSRHNPGESIRVFPLSNWTELDIWQYIYLENIDIVPLYYAAKRPVVERDGMLIMVDDDRLPLNPGETPEWRSVRFRTLGCYPLTGAVESTAATLPEIIQEMLLTRTSERQGRAIDHDQSGSMEKKKIEGYF
- a CDS encoding NADH:flavin oxidoreductase/NADH oxidase; translated protein: MAHLFTPFSLRDVTFANRIGVSPMCQYSACDGLANDWHLVHLGGLARGGAGLVMSEAVAVSPGGRISPQDLGLWNAGQIAPLARIVDFIAGQGSVAGIQLAHAGRKASTHRPWDARRGTIGIEDGGWPTVAPAAVAFSDHATPKALSTGEIGAIVADFAAAAIRARQAGFRVVEIHAAHGYLLHQFLSPLSNRRSDDYGGGFGNRTRLTREVVRAVRDVWPASLPLFVRLSATDWAEGGWTPDESVELSRLLKADGADLIDMSSGGLVPHAAIPVGPGYQTAFAADARHRAGVPVATVGMITSPAQADHIVRSGQADMVWLARELLRQPHWPLHAAEVLGQEVPWPPQYVRAAAAGTPIRD